One Mercenaria mercenaria strain notata chromosome 12, MADL_Memer_1, whole genome shotgun sequence DNA segment encodes these proteins:
- the LOC123534144 gene encoding uncharacterized protein LOC123534144 isoform X2 — protein MLSEKSSPRAGEAPRVPISLEGERRKAMKLIFRMEKDSEFFREKWLLDVTDENTEDWVEYVNLVKNKTNKQFRDYKEFEKELVKLKDDRGYLGSRVATISQLQKVCDRGRAFEDLYDLNYKRTEDAWKHYMAKYCHSFFAELEYLDVECVREYENSINEWQEEIRSCLSDAEKAMSNITELLDISFSEYVSSYAHVLRSMHIILDSFLCVSDPFRSWVTADEGYVTKIRIEIGYLQRQKGVITEAYRKNSFKIQETKAKELQTSFRNKKLDEKVRGTVFNRQFCRKREFSFVDKIEMTGNILHEKNLELEEAMAKLHSRPLHTLVREPSDGMKDKTARLQHEVNMIEKTLNQMKRGKRDMRETRYNLQKEYHKLKGVYESNIKKARRQIEEFHDQKQHVRDTNDELKTVDRKIKALKRIIYVKNHPATVKKIFFDGYSPGEKIDYRDTLREAIDVAAQGVGKDWDKMYQKLPFNPPRNPLLRSQDLELMDMDFKGVHPPTEQMALRSLDKWTSLSKVTSVNALVRTLKTIKKAEVAKRIEKKVLTVVN, from the exons ATGTTAAGTGAAAAAAGCAGTCCAAGAGCCGGGGAGGCACCGAGGGTCCCCATATCCTTGGAGGGGGAGAGGCGAAAAGCCATGAAACTTATATTTCGTATGGAAAAAGATTCGGAATTTTTTCGAGAAAAATGGTTGCTAGATGTCACCGATGAAAATACAGAAGATTGGGTGGAATATGTCAATCTGGTAAAGAACAAAACCAACAAACAATTCAGAGATTACAAAGAGTTTGAAAAAGAGCTCGTTAAGCTGAAAGACGATCGTGGATATCTAGGAAGTAGAGTTGCAACTATTTCTCAACTTCAAAAAGTTTGTGACAGAGGCAGAGCCTTTGAAGACCTTTACGATCTGAACTACAAAAGGACAGAGGACGCCTGGAAACATTACATGGCCAAATATTGCCATAGTTTCTTCGCTGAGTTAGAATACCTCGATGTTGAATGTGTACGGGAATACGAAAACAGTATCAATGAATGGCAAGAAGAAATTCGTAGTTGTTTAAGTGATGCCGAAAAGGCCATGAGTAATATAACTGAACTCCTTGATATTTCATTCTCAGAATATGTATCCTCCTATGCGCATGTGCTACGGTCAATGCATATTATTCTTGATTCCTTTCTCTGCGTGAGTGATCCATTCAGAAGCTGGGTTACAGCTGACGAAGgctatgttacaaaaataagAATTGAAATTGGATATTTGCAACGGCAGAAAGGCGTGATCACTGAAGCGTATAGAAAgaacagttttaaaattcaaGAGACCAAAGCAAAGGAACTACAAACAAGCTTCAGAAACAAGAAACTTGACGAAAAGGTAAGAGGAACCGTCTTCAACCGACAGTTCTGTCGCAAGAGAGAGTTCTCCTTTGTTGATAAGATTGAAATGACCGGAAATATTCTGCACGAGAAGAACCTAGAGCTTGAAGAGGCAATGGCAAAACTACATTCACGTCCTCTGCATACTTTGGTCAGGGAACCATCGGACGGTATGAAAGACAAGACAGCAAGATTGCAACACGAGGTGAATATGATAGAGAAAACGTTGAATCAGATGAAGCGGGGAAAACGCGACATGAGGGAAACGAGATATAACCTACAGAAAGAATATCATAAACTAAAG GGTGTGTACGAGTCAAACATAAAGAAAGCTCGTCGACAGATTGAGGAATTCCACGATCAGAAGCAACACGTTCGAGATACAAACGATGAACTGAAGACAGTTGACAGAAAGATAAAGGCGCTTAAACGAATCATATACGTGAAGAATCATCCAGCGACAGTGAAGAAAATATTCTTTGACGGCTATTCTCCTGGAGAAAAGATAGACTATAGAG ACACGTTACGAGAGGCGATAGATGTCGCTGCTCAAGGTGTCGGCAAAGATTGGGACAAAATGTACCAGAAACTTCCATTCAACCCACCAAGAAACCCGCTTCTACGCTCCCAGGATCTAGAAC TGATGGATATGGACTTTAAGGGCGTTCATCCACCTACAGAACAGATGGCGCTGCGTTCTCTAGACAAATGGACATCACTCAGCAAAGTGACGTCAGTCAATGCGCTCGTGCGGACTTTAAAAACGATAAAGAAAGCAGAAGTTGCAAAAAGAATCGAGAAAAAAGTGCTGACAGTTGTAAATTAG
- the LOC123534144 gene encoding uncharacterized protein LOC123534144 isoform X1: MLSEKSSPRAGEAPRVPISLEGERRKAMKLIFRMEKDSEFFREKWLLDVTDENTEDWVEYVNLVKNKTNKQFRDYKEFEKELVKLKDDRGYLGSRVATISQLQKVCDRGRAFEDLYDLNYKRTEDAWKHYMAKYCHSFFAELEYLDVECVREYENSINEWQEEIRSCLSDAEKAMSNITELLDISFSEYVSSYAHVLRSMHIILDSFLCVSDPFRSWVTADEGYVTKIRIEIGYLQRQKGVITEAYRKNSFKIQETKAKELQTSFRNKKLDEKVRGTVFNRQFCRKREFSFVDKIEMTGNILHEKNLELEEAMAKLHSRPLHTLVREPSDGMKDKTARLQHEVNMIEKTLNQMKRGKRDMRETRYNLQKEYHKLKGVYESNIKKARRQIEEFHDQKQHVRDTNDELKTVDRKIKALKRIIYVKNHPATVKKIFFDGYSPGEKIDYRGGIDLVTSLHEPPDTLREAIDVAAQGVGKDWDKMYQKLPFNPPRNPLLRSQDLELMDMDFKGVHPPTEQMALRSLDKWTSLSKVTSVNALVRTLKTIKKAEVAKRIEKKVLTVVN; the protein is encoded by the exons ATGTTAAGTGAAAAAAGCAGTCCAAGAGCCGGGGAGGCACCGAGGGTCCCCATATCCTTGGAGGGGGAGAGGCGAAAAGCCATGAAACTTATATTTCGTATGGAAAAAGATTCGGAATTTTTTCGAGAAAAATGGTTGCTAGATGTCACCGATGAAAATACAGAAGATTGGGTGGAATATGTCAATCTGGTAAAGAACAAAACCAACAAACAATTCAGAGATTACAAAGAGTTTGAAAAAGAGCTCGTTAAGCTGAAAGACGATCGTGGATATCTAGGAAGTAGAGTTGCAACTATTTCTCAACTTCAAAAAGTTTGTGACAGAGGCAGAGCCTTTGAAGACCTTTACGATCTGAACTACAAAAGGACAGAGGACGCCTGGAAACATTACATGGCCAAATATTGCCATAGTTTCTTCGCTGAGTTAGAATACCTCGATGTTGAATGTGTACGGGAATACGAAAACAGTATCAATGAATGGCAAGAAGAAATTCGTAGTTGTTTAAGTGATGCCGAAAAGGCCATGAGTAATATAACTGAACTCCTTGATATTTCATTCTCAGAATATGTATCCTCCTATGCGCATGTGCTACGGTCAATGCATATTATTCTTGATTCCTTTCTCTGCGTGAGTGATCCATTCAGAAGCTGGGTTACAGCTGACGAAGgctatgttacaaaaataagAATTGAAATTGGATATTTGCAACGGCAGAAAGGCGTGATCACTGAAGCGTATAGAAAgaacagttttaaaattcaaGAGACCAAAGCAAAGGAACTACAAACAAGCTTCAGAAACAAGAAACTTGACGAAAAGGTAAGAGGAACCGTCTTCAACCGACAGTTCTGTCGCAAGAGAGAGTTCTCCTTTGTTGATAAGATTGAAATGACCGGAAATATTCTGCACGAGAAGAACCTAGAGCTTGAAGAGGCAATGGCAAAACTACATTCACGTCCTCTGCATACTTTGGTCAGGGAACCATCGGACGGTATGAAAGACAAGACAGCAAGATTGCAACACGAGGTGAATATGATAGAGAAAACGTTGAATCAGATGAAGCGGGGAAAACGCGACATGAGGGAAACGAGATATAACCTACAGAAAGAATATCATAAACTAAAG GGTGTGTACGAGTCAAACATAAAGAAAGCTCGTCGACAGATTGAGGAATTCCACGATCAGAAGCAACACGTTCGAGATACAAACGATGAACTGAAGACAGTTGACAGAAAGATAAAGGCGCTTAAACGAATCATATACGTGAAGAATCATCCAGCGACAGTGAAGAAAATATTCTTTGACGGCTATTCTCCTGGAGAAAAGATAGACTATAGAG GAGGGATTGACCTTGTTACGAGTTTACATGAGCCACCAG ACACGTTACGAGAGGCGATAGATGTCGCTGCTCAAGGTGTCGGCAAAGATTGGGACAAAATGTACCAGAAACTTCCATTCAACCCACCAAGAAACCCGCTTCTACGCTCCCAGGATCTAGAAC TGATGGATATGGACTTTAAGGGCGTTCATCCACCTACAGAACAGATGGCGCTGCGTTCTCTAGACAAATGGACATCACTCAGCAAAGTGACGTCAGTCAATGCGCTCGTGCGGACTTTAAAAACGATAAAGAAAGCAGAAGTTGCAAAAAGAATCGAGAAAAAAGTGCTGACAGTTGTAAATTAG
- the LOC123535202 gene encoding ectin-like, which translates to MCTLSACFDGGWGSWSNWSSCSETCGGGTRLKTRTCTNPKPSLEAKQCEGLNFQVSLCNKQTCPENKISFTAYGISGTGSPTFRFPHTYQYIDWKVYMCGAWNLLLFVEISKKHYDNSPVDYVLCYMYFKFSS; encoded by the exons ATGTGTACGCTTAGTGCCTGTTTTG ATGGTGGTTGGGGCAGTTGGAGTAATTGGAGTTCTTGTAGCGAAACTTGCGGTGGAGGAACGCGTCTGAAAACCCGAACTTGCACAAACCCGAAACCTTCGTTGGAAGCAAAACAGTGCGAGGGACTTAACTTTCAAGTCAGTTTGTGTAACAAGCAAACATGTCCTG aaaacaagatTTCTTTTACGGCATATGGGATATCTGGAACTGGATCTCCGACATTCAGATTCCCTCACACGTACCAGTACATCGACTGGAAAGTTTACATGTGCGGTGCCTGGAATTTATTACTTTTCGtagaaatttcaaagaaacattatGACAATTCTCCTGTAGATTATGTTTTGTGCTATATGTATTTTAAATTCAGTTCGTAA